Proteins from a genomic interval of Zingiber officinale cultivar Zhangliang chromosome 1B, Zo_v1.1, whole genome shotgun sequence:
- the LOC122056062 gene encoding methyl-CpG-binding domain-containing protein 11-like isoform X2 — MAEQEEIKGVQVTPEKAAGETEPDAVELTAPAGWTKKFVLNEDGTPRRNEILFISPTGEEIKSRRQLQQYLKAHPGSPSSAEFDWRTGDTPRRSARIREKAKAVEVPEDEKPKKRERKASSKKETKEKATEGDEASPVKEDITTEVKEDVSMQEVADVATKVDDDANKAIEEGVAVGESLNEKKDPVLESNGSDENKTEASSENKEEATPRAEPIVSLPADDKNSKHNSEEAFTGKEKHDGDISTDNSKHEDAVLKELPSASCGDAQHLPKASPVNC, encoded by the exons ATGGCGGAGCAGGAGGAGATAAAGGGCGTACAGGTCACGCCGGAGAAGGCTGCGGGCGAGACGGAGCCCGACGCCGTCGAGCTCACGGCGCCCGCGGGTTGGACCAAGAAG TTTGTGCTGAATGAGGATGGTACACCAAGAAGGAATGAGATCCTCTTCATATCACCAACTGGTGAGGAGATTAAAAGCAGGAGACAATTACAACAATACTTGAAGGCACACCCTGGCAGCCCATCTTCAGCTGAATTTGACTGGAGAACTG GTGACACCCCAAGACGCTCAGCAAGAATCAGGGAAAAAGCCAAGGCTGTGGAGGTCCcagaagatgaaaagcctaagaagCGAGAAAGAAAAGCAAGCTCAAAGAAAGAAACCAAGGAGAAGGCTACTGAAGGAG ATGAAGCTTCTCCAGTGAAAGAGGACATCACCACAGAAGTTAAAGAGGATGTTTCGATGCAGGAAGTTGCTGATGTTGCAACTAAAGTTGATGATGATGCAAATAAAGCCATAGAGGAGGGTGTTGCAGTTGGGGAATCACTTAATGAAAAGAAAGATCCTGTCCTGGAAAGCAACGGAAGCGATGAAAATAAAACTGAGGCAAGTTCAGAGAATAAAGAAGAAGCAACACCTAGAGCTGAACCTATTGTATCTTTGCCAGCGGATGACAAAAACAGCAAACACAACTCTGAGGAGGCTTTTACAGGAAAGGAGAAACATGATGGAGATATTTCAACAGATAATAGCAAACACGAGGATGCAGTCCTGAAGGAACTCCCTTCAGCTAGTTGTGGCGATGCACAGCATCTGCCGAAAGCTTCTCCAGTTAATTGTTAA
- the LOC122038166 gene encoding uncharacterized protein LOC122038166, producing MSRVLNTVSGSAQKWLDGLPHGSITCFSDFKIAFLRHFASSRKYQKTDHCLFALKQGSVEPLRSYIKRFNQVAQDVPSATSEILMSAFSHGLTEGEFFRDFIRNPVKNFNEMLEKVANYINVEEAQAARRKADKPPPSTNRPERRAPQLPA from the coding sequence ATGTCGCGTGTTCTGAACACTGTGTCGGGCTCTGCCCAAAAATGGCTCGATGGGCTGCCACACGGGTCCATCACCTGCTTCTCCGACTTTAAGATTGCTTTCCTACGTCATTTTGCTAGCAGCAGGAAGTATCAAAAAACTGACCACTGCTTGTTTGCTCTCAAGCAAGGGTCTGTTGAGCCGTTAAGAAGCTACATCAAGCGTTTTAATCAAGTGGCCCAAGACGTTCCCTCGGCCACATCTGAAATActtatgagcgccttctcccatgggCTGACCGAGGGAGAGTTCTTTAGGGATTTCATTAGAAATCCTGTAAAGAACTTCAACGAGATGCTGGAGAAGGTGGCCAACTACATCAATGTAGAGGAAGCACAGGCGGCTCGAAGGAAGGCAGACAAACCGCCTCCCTCCACTAACAGACCTGAAAGAAGAGCACCTCAACTGCCTGCTTAA
- the LOC122038158 gene encoding protein NEDD1-like, translated as MVADFYGGKILLKVNLYVRADLVVASAGDDKKISLWNKNGQSMGSFPSHGSNLADDIEESINCISFSNKSSRYLCSGGSGHIVKIWDLQRKRCIKRLSGHIDTITGVMYNCKDEHLASINEKGDLILHYLASGTRAELKDPNGQVLRVLDYSRFSRHLLSTAGDDGSVHIWDTTGRRPKVSWLKQHSAPTTGICFSPSSDKIIVTVGLDKKLYMFDSGTKRPSYCMPFEAPFSSLAYCDDGNLLAAGTNNGRVVFYDVRGKPQPFTVLRAYSSSEVRYLICQE; from the exons ATGGTGGCTGACTTTTACGGTGGGAAAATCTTACTAAAGGTTAATCTTTATGTTCGTGCAGACCTAGTGGTTGCTAGTGCTGGTGACGATAAAAAGATATCACTTTGGAATAAAAATGGCCAAAGTATGGGATCCTTTCCTTCTCACGGCAGCAACCTTGCTGATGACATTGAG gaatccATAAATTGTATCAGCTTTAGTAATAAAAGTTCTagatatctttgctctggaggaaGTGGGCATATTGTCAAAATATGGGACCTGCAGAGGAAAAGGTGCATCAAACGGTTGAGTGGTCATATTGACACAATTACAGGTGTAATGTACAACTGCAAAGATGAACATTTAGCATCCATCAACGAGAAGGGGGATCTCATACTTCATTATCTTGCTTCCGGAACACGGGCTGAACTCAAGGATCCAAATGGGCAG GTACTAAGAGTACTTGATTATTCTCGATTTAGTCGACATCTTTTGTCAACAGCTGGGGATGATGGATCTGTTCATATTTGGGATACAACTGGTCGCAGACCAAAG GTTTCTTGGTTGAAACAACATTCTGCCCCAACAACTGGTATTTGCTTCTCTCCATCAAGTGACAAG ATTATTGTTACAGTTGGTCTTGATAAAAAGTTGTATATGTTTGATTCTGGAACAAAAAGACCCTCATATTGCATGCCTTTTGAGGCACCCTTCTCATCGCTGGCATACTGTGATGATGGTAATCTATTGGCTGCTGGGACAAATAATGGACGTGTAGTATTCTATGATGTTCGAGGGAAACCTCAACCTTTCACAGTTCTTCGTGCATACAGTAGTTCAGAGGTAAGATATCTTATCTGCCAAGAATAG
- the LOC122055127 gene encoding uncharacterized protein LOC122055127 translates to RSVLSSPDKDDRCYTTRGSAALVCEGENANERASAASLPRFFVSLSNKEKEEDFMVMKGSKLPQRPKKRSKFVQKCILLVSPGAWLSNLSQERYVVREKKGSRKRRRGLKAMSMESDSE, encoded by the exons CGATCTGTCTTGTCGTCGCCGGATAAGGATGACCGTTGCTACACGACCAGGGGATCGGCAGCGTTGGTATGCGAGGGCGAGAACGCCAACGAAAGAGCCTCGGCAGCCTCTCTACCTCGATTCTTCGTTTCACTGTCGaacaaggagaaggaggaggacttCATGGTGATGAAGGGGTCCAAGCTGCCGCAGCGACCCAAGAAGAGATCCAAATTCGTCCAAAAATGCATACTC TTGGTGAGTCCTGGAGCATGGCTGTCAAATCTCTCACAGGAGAGGTATGTAGTTAGGGAGAAGAAGGGATCAAGAAAG AGGAGAAGAGGATTAAAGGCCATGTCCATGGAGAGTGATTCAGAATGA
- the LOC122056062 gene encoding methyl-CpG-binding domain-containing protein 11-like isoform X1, whose product MAEQEEIKGVQVTPEKAAGETEPDAVELTAPAGWTKKFVLNEDGTPRRNEILFISPTGEEIKSRRQLQQYLKAHPGSPSSAEFDWRTGDTPRRSARIREKAKAVEVPEDEKPKKRERKASSKKETKEKATEGDEASPVKEDITTEVKEDVSMQEVADVETKVDDDANKAIEEGVAVGESLNEKKETKEKATEGDEASPVKEDITTEVKEDVSMQEVADVATKVDDDANKAIEEGVAVGESLNEKKDPVLESNGSDENKTEASSENKEEATPRAEPIVSLPADDKNSKHNSEEAFTGKEKHDGDISTDNSKHEDAVLKELPSASCGDAQHLPKASPVNC is encoded by the exons ATGGCGGAGCAGGAGGAGATAAAGGGCGTACAGGTCACGCCGGAGAAGGCTGCGGGCGAGACGGAGCCCGACGCCGTCGAGCTCACGGCGCCCGCGGGTTGGACCAAGAAG TTTGTGCTGAATGAGGATGGTACACCAAGAAGGAATGAGATCCTCTTCATATCACCAACTGGTGAGGAGATTAAAAGCAGGAGACAATTACAACAATACTTGAAGGCACACCCTGGCAGCCCATCTTCAGCTGAATTTGACTGGAGAACTG GTGACACCCCAAGACGCTCAGCAAGAATCAGGGAAAAAGCCAAGGCTGTGGAGGTCCcagaagatgaaaagcctaagaagCGAGAAAGAAAAGCAAGCTCAAAGAAAGAAACCAAGGAGAAGGCTACTGAAGGAGATGAAGCTTCTCCAGTGAAAGAGGACATCACCACAGAAGTTAAAGAGGATGTTTCGATGCAAGAAGTTGCTGATGTTGAAACTAAAGTTGATGATGATGCAAATAAAGCCATAGAGGAGGGTGTTGCAGTTGGGGAATCActtaatgaaaagaaagaaaccaAGGAGAAGGCTACTGAAGGAGATGAAGCTTCTCCAGTGAAAGAGGACATCACCACAGAAGTTAAAGAGGATGTTTCGATGCAGGAAGTTGCTGATGTTGCAACTAAAGTTGATGATGATGCAAATAAAGCCATAGAGGAGGGTGTTGCAGTTGGGGAATCACTTAATGAAAAGAAAGATCCTGTCCTGGAAAGCAACGGAAGCGATGAAAATAAAACTGAGGCAAGTTCAGAGAATAAAGAAGAAGCAACACCTAGAGCTGAACCTATTGTATCTTTGCCAGCGGATGACAAAAACAGCAAACACAACTCTGAGGAGGCTTTTACAGGAAAGGAGAAACATGATGGAGATATTTCAACAGATAATAGCAAACACGAGGATGCAGTCCTGAAGGAACTCCCTTCAGCTAGTTGTGGCGATGCACAGCATCTGCCGAAAGCTTCTCCAGTTAATTGTTAA